In Terriglobia bacterium, one genomic interval encodes:
- a CDS encoding inorganic diphosphatase, whose translation MIHPWHDITPGEHLPSEFSTVIEIPFGSSVKYELDKQSGLIKLDRVLYSAVYYPANYGFIPQTLAEDEDPLDVLVFCQEPVVPLTLIQARTVGLMTMLDAGKKDHKIIAVATKDPEFNSYKEIAEMPEHRLLMLRRFFQDYKLLEGKKVEVDEIQPAKDAFPVIEDSLHRYSQQRRKGFGK comes from the coding sequence ATGATCCATCCATGGCACGACATCACCCCCGGCGAGCATCTTCCGTCCGAATTCAGTACAGTCATCGAGATCCCCTTCGGGTCGAGCGTGAAGTACGAACTGGACAAACAGAGCGGTCTGATTAAGCTGGACCGGGTGCTTTATTCCGCCGTCTACTACCCGGCGAACTACGGCTTCATTCCACAGACGCTCGCCGAAGACGAGGATCCGCTCGACGTTCTCGTCTTTTGCCAGGAACCAGTCGTCCCGCTGACGCTGATCCAGGCCCGGACCGTGGGGTTGATGACCATGCTCGACGCCGGGAAAAAGGACCACAAGATCATCGCCGTCGCGACCAAGGATCCGGAGTTCAATAGCTACAAAGAGATCGCCGAAATGCCCGAGCACCGGCTGCTGATGCTGCGTCGCTTCTTCCAGGACTACAAGCTGCTGGAGGGCAAAAAGGTCGAGGTCGACGAAATCCAACCAGCCAAGGACGCTTTCCCGGTGATTGAGGATTCGCTCCATCGCTATTCGCAGCAACGG
- a CDS encoding polymer-forming cytoskeletal protein, protein MWKPSNAPNAPSTPERPQPSSQPTPQQSTPIEPVPVSAPRNAALNTQEQATIGKSLVIKGEVTGSESLYIDGRVEGSINLSGNRVTVGRNGVVSANISAREIVVLGKVRGNLTATDRVDIRNEGSLTGDVVAQRISIEDGAFFKGGIDIRKPGQKVESMPDSKSEEKSAARA, encoded by the coding sequence ATGTGGAAGCCCTCCAACGCTCCTAATGCACCGTCCACACCCGAAAGGCCGCAGCCCTCGTCGCAGCCGACCCCGCAGCAGTCGACTCCGATTGAGCCGGTTCCAGTTTCGGCTCCCCGCAACGCTGCCCTGAACACCCAGGAGCAGGCGACGATCGGCAAGTCGCTGGTCATCAAGGGCGAGGTGACCGGTTCGGAGTCCCTTTACATTGATGGCCGTGTGGAAGGCTCGATCAACCTTTCCGGCAACCGGGTGACGGTTGGCCGCAATGGCGTCGTTTCGGCCAACATCAGCGCCCGTGAGATCGTCGTCCTCGGCAAGGTGCGCGGCAATCTGACCGCGACCGACCGCGTCGACATCCGCAATGAAGGATCGCTGACCGGCGACGTGGTTGCACAGCGCATCAGCATTGAAGACGGTGCCTTCTTCAAGGGCGGGATCGACATCCGCAAGCCCGGGCAGAAGGTCGAATCGATGCCGGACAGCAAGAGCGAAGAGAAGAGCGCGGCTCGCGCGTAG
- the murJ gene encoding murein biosynthesis integral membrane protein MurJ yields the protein MAATTFTRLKQTVTQRGAATLVASGMLLSRIAGLIRARVFAHFLGASVAADAFSAAFRIPNFLQNLFGEGVLSASFIPVYARLNAEKRHDEASRLAEAVGALLAVVTAIIVAMGLLLAPVLVHVIAPGFHGEKRVLTVQLIRILFPGTGLLVFSAWCLGILNSHRRFFLSYAAPVVWNAAMITTLLWKGPGAAQDHLAIDLAWGSVVGSGLQFGVQLPVVWSLLRPIQSLVRSRSSHVRTVVKNFLPVFVSRGVVQISAYVDALLASFLPTGAVAALSYAQTLNQLPVSLFGMAISAAELPAMSSALGTEEEIAAALRRRILRGLQQITYFVVPSAVAFFVLGDVVVATIYKSGIFTSQDVRFVWAVLAGASVGLIATTSGRLYSSAFYALRDTRTPLRFAVIRVTLTLIMGYIFALPMPVWLGINRQWGVAGLTFSAGIAGWVEFILLRRSLHQRIGAVEFSSLYLAKLWAAAIIASVPGLFLNWHLPIHSAAKRGIIILAVYGVLYLAIAALLGIQGMLGRFRNRAT from the coding sequence ATGGCAGCAACCACATTCACGCGGCTCAAGCAGACGGTTACTCAACGCGGTGCCGCGACTCTGGTTGCCTCGGGAATGCTTCTCAGCCGTATCGCAGGATTGATACGCGCACGCGTCTTCGCGCATTTTCTCGGCGCCTCCGTCGCTGCCGATGCCTTTTCGGCCGCGTTCCGGATACCCAACTTCCTGCAGAACCTTTTTGGTGAAGGCGTGCTCTCGGCGTCGTTCATACCCGTCTATGCACGGTTGAACGCCGAGAAAAGACACGATGAAGCCAGTCGCCTCGCCGAAGCTGTAGGCGCTTTACTCGCCGTAGTGACCGCCATCATCGTTGCGATGGGACTCCTGCTTGCGCCCGTTCTCGTGCACGTGATCGCCCCTGGCTTTCACGGCGAGAAGCGGGTCCTGACGGTCCAGCTCATCCGGATCCTATTCCCGGGTACTGGACTGCTCGTTTTCAGTGCCTGGTGCCTCGGAATACTGAACAGCCATCGCAGGTTCTTCTTGTCATACGCGGCCCCCGTTGTGTGGAACGCCGCCATGATCACAACCCTGCTCTGGAAAGGTCCTGGCGCCGCGCAGGACCACCTTGCGATAGACCTCGCCTGGGGTTCGGTGGTGGGCTCGGGCCTGCAGTTCGGGGTTCAGCTCCCGGTTGTATGGTCACTCTTGCGGCCAATCCAAAGCCTGGTTCGTTCCCGATCGTCGCACGTTCGCACCGTGGTCAAGAATTTCCTGCCAGTCTTCGTGAGTCGCGGAGTGGTCCAAATCAGCGCCTACGTGGATGCACTGCTCGCAAGTTTCCTCCCAACTGGAGCAGTCGCGGCCCTCTCTTACGCCCAAACTCTGAATCAGTTGCCTGTCAGCCTTTTCGGAATGGCGATCTCCGCCGCTGAACTGCCCGCAATGTCGAGCGCGCTGGGCACGGAGGAGGAGATAGCGGCGGCATTGCGCAGGAGAATCCTGCGCGGTCTCCAGCAGATCACATACTTCGTAGTACCATCCGCGGTTGCGTTCTTCGTTCTCGGCGATGTCGTCGTCGCCACGATCTACAAGTCAGGTATTTTCACGTCGCAGGACGTACGGTTTGTCTGGGCAGTTTTGGCAGGCGCGTCGGTAGGGCTGATCGCTACAACCTCGGGGCGCCTGTATTCGTCGGCGTTTTACGCTCTGCGCGATACTCGAACTCCGCTTCGGTTCGCCGTAATCCGCGTAACACTGACGTTGATCATGGGCTACATCTTTGCCCTGCCGATGCCGGTCTGGCTCGGCATCAATCGGCAGTGGGGAGTCGCCGGATTGACCTTTTCTGCCGGAATAGCCGGCTGGGTGGAGTTCATCCTTCTGCGCCGTTCACTTCATCAACGAATTGGCGCTGTCGAGTTTTCGTCTCTGTACCTTGCCAAGCTCTGGGCCGCGGCGATCATCGCGAGCGTTCCGGGATTGTTTCTCAACTGGCACCTTCCCATCCACTCGGCGGCAAAGCGCGGCATCATCATTCTCGCGGTTTATGGCGTGCTTTACCTCGCTATTGCCGCCCTGCTTGGGATCCAGGGAATGCTCGGACGCTTCCGCAATCGCGCTACATAG